From the genome of Neodiprion pinetum isolate iyNeoPine1 chromosome 3, iyNeoPine1.2, whole genome shotgun sequence, one region includes:
- the LOC124213619 gene encoding uncharacterized protein isoform X3, which yields MDTQVNDAGVGGILAIEPPRVSEIPDAPEPTGLSPLASSLDHNLTLQEDYIPSASNNMGIENTWTEANVITGDCVIPLPPPPGLEDFVDVGADPIGDSLIGVEHGPFLPPGGPMLNNLFAEADDDQNDSAIEVTTPPGVCGLRNLGNTCFMAAGLQCLTATPPVLRHFLDSELSCDKPMVHPRSLMAHFGALLGKMWSGRYSVIRPAEFKQALATYHPQFKDYRQHDCQEFLALLLDSLHEQMNTAKLTKNHEISATATTPELNDSNEPLQNLAPPDTTLTTSVSGADSIPVEPREIYDNLPSPECPNSPNVTMAGSPRDSDSPMAETDSAANSPRGSLLNDDEETLDSDEIVETKSNFIHNKMQEDPDMDVALNGNDFRLDKLDNVLTTNNVSCYHGLYDILKDAKTSNANFLVTTQESNNEIHYDSQKFPKENIRRNALENSNLTENHDFDNKSISIKRIKEVNVQAGNRSVDCLSSGSDAECDSGLEKCNVKRMRLDDQEKNHRKDGLGGSESQCSRVLLNCENGAIATQGETEAEADRHWAKHLTENRSVIVDTFQGQFKSTVICAVCKHISVTYEPFMYLSVPLPRAMERQLAVTYIPAIGGAPTRCVVSLNKQSRIGKLKEELLRTLGKTDVATTNVALAEVLENHIARILDDNSLLKYVNDTNRSIYAFELSDPPSAYISVSDGGGDCVTETETCHTGSGVSEEIGPCTICLEELDGDLKKHGGSGCNFIMCDLCIENYFKNQTDPQICPVCSTFVTASSFTKIDQTGRPRPAIRNLNVPLVLRHDSNKGTNNRKGTKLYGYPHLVKLPSRVNAKDLYDVVKKVVPQEAPYSIHFVDGQGHHCSRCMYTAHCTGCRVPDSGMIALQNGDTLAVRYTDTVPNIIQPVDHVSVSKQRPHRPLSLYDCLQAFSQSETLDEHNPWFCPKCEHNQCATKTLTVHRYPKFLIVYLKRFVFYECVSMKLDDKVTFPLVGLGIGRHLYDLYACVCHFGGVSAGHYTAYARNPRTDTWHYYNDEVTTRQKPQEEDFSNAYILFYSRQGTSAKPCNI from the exons ATGGACACCCAAGTCAACGACGCAGGAGTAGGAGGTATTTTGGCGATTGAACCGCCCAGAGTATCCGAAATCCCGGACGCCCCAGAGCCAACGGGACTCAGTCCTCTGGCTTCCTCTCTCGACCATAATCTTACTCTTCAAGAGGATTATATACCATCCGCCAGCAACAACATGGGCATTGAGAACACGTG gACGGAAGCTAATGTCATCACTGGTGATTGTGTCATTCCGTTGCCACCGCCACCGGGACTAGAGGATTTTGTCGACGTTGGTGCTGACCCTATTGGGGATTCCTTGATTGGCGTCGAGCATGGCCCTTTTCTTCCACCTGGTGGGCCAATGCTCAACAATCTCTTTGCTGAGGCTGACGATGATCAGAATGATTCTGCGATTG AAGTAACAACGCCACCAGGCGTGTGTGGTCTTCGCAATTTGGGGAACACCTGTTTTATGGCTGCTGGACTGCAATGTTTAACAGCCACTCCCCCAGTGCTGCGTCATTTCCTTGATTCGGAGTTAAGCTGTGATAAGCCCATGGTGCACCCACGATCGTTGATGGCTCATTTTGGAGCGCTTTTAGGAAAGATGTGGTCCGGCAGGTATAGCGTTATCAGGCCAGCAGAATTTAAACAGGCACTTGCAACTTATCATCCGCAATTCAAAGACTACAGACAA CATGACTGTCAGGAGTTTCTAGCTCTCCTATTAGACTCTTTGCATGAGCAAATGAACACTGcgaaattgacaaaaaacCATGAAATATCTGCTACTGCTACTACTCCTGAATTAAACGACTCAAATGAGCCTCTGCAAAATTTGGCTCCTCCTGATACGACTCTCACTACCTCTGTCAGTGGTGCTGACTCCATTCCTGTCGAACCTCGTGAAATATATGACAACCTCCCTTCTCCTGAGTGTCCAAACAGCCCAAATGTCACGATGGCCGGCTCACCCAGAG ATTCAGATTCACCGATGGCTGAGACAGACAGTGCAGCAAATTCGCCCAGAGGATCGCTATTAAATGATGATGAGGAGACATTGGATTCAGACGAAATAGTGGAAACGAAGtctaattttattcacaataaaATGCAAGAAGATCCAGATATGGATGTGGCATTGAACGGAAATGATTTCCGACTAGACAAATTAGATAATGTATTGACGACCAACAATGTCAGTTGCTATCATGGTTTATATGATATTTTGAAGGATGCTAAAACTAGCAATGCTAACTTCTTGGTCACAACACAGGAAAGCAACAACGAGATTCATTATGACTCTCAAAAGTTTCCTAAAGAAAATATCCGTAGAAATGCTTTAGAAAATTCGAATCTAACCGAGAATCATGACTTTGACAATAAAAGTATCAGTATCAAacgaataaaagaagtaaACGTCCAGGCTGGCAATCGCAGTGTTGACTGTCTATCTAGTGGATCTGACGCTGAGTGTGATAGTGGTCTTGAAAAGTGTAATGTCAAGAGAATGCGGCTAGATGATCAAGAAAAGAATCATCGGAAAGACGGACTAGGGGGTAGTGAGTCGCAGTGTTCTAGAGTGCTACTTAACTGTGAGAATGGAGCGATCGCTACTCAAGGAGAGACAGAGGCTGAGGCCGATAGACACTGGGCAAAACATCTCACAGAGAATAGAAGTGTGATTGTAGATACGTTCCAAGGGCAATTTAAAAGCACG GTCATCTGTGCAGTCTGCAAACACATCTCTGTCACCTATGAGCCCTTCATGTACCTTTCGGTGCCTCTccctcgagccatggagaggCAGTTGGCTGTGACGTATATCCCGGCTATCGGAGGCGCGCCCACACGTTGCGTTGTTTCACTGAACAAGCAGTCGAGAATCGGAAAACTGAAAGAAGAATTGTTGCGAACTCTGGGAAAGACAGATGTTGCCACTACTAATGTTGCATTAGCAGAGGTCTTAGAAAATCACATAGCTAGGATATTG gaCGACAACTCTCTATTAAAATACGTAAATGACACTAACCGGTCGATATATGCGTTTGAATTATCTGATCCTCCGAGCGCATATATATCAGTGTCTGATGGCGGTGGAGATTGCGTGACTGAAACCGAAACATGCCATACAGGAAGTGGCGTAAGTGAAGAAATCGGACCCTGTACAATTTGCCTGGAAGAACTTGATGGGGATCTAAAGAAGCATGGTGGAAGTGGCTGTAATTTTATTATGTGTGACCTCTGCATCGAG AACTACTTCAAGAACCAAACGGATCCTCAAATCTGCCCAGTTTGTTCAACGTTCGTGACGGCCTCCTCTTTTACTAAGATTGATCAAACTGGTCGCCCGAGGCCGGCTATTCGTAACCTTAACGTTCCACTGGTCCTAAGGCACGACAGTAACAAGGGAACCAACAATCGGAAAGGCACCAAGCTCTACGGTTATCCACACTTAGTTAAATTACCTTCCAGGGTTAATGCTAAGGATTTGTACGACGTTGTCAAGAAGGTTGTGCCGCAAGAGGCACCCTACAGCATACATTTTGTTGACGGACAG GGTCACCATTGTTCCCGTTGCATGTACACCGCCCATTGTACGGGCTGTCGAGTGCCGGATTCGGGGATGATAGCGTTGCAAAATGGGGATACACTTGCGGTACGATATACAGATACAGTACCGAATATCATACAACCTGTCGATCACGTCAGTGTCAGTAAACAGAGACCTCATCGTCCCCTGTCATTGTACGATTGCCTGCAAGCATTTAGTCAAAG cgAGACATTGGATGAGCACAATCCTTGGTTCTGTCCAAAATGTGAGCACAATCAGTGTGCTACAAAAACGTTAACCGTCCACCGATACCCTAAGTTCCTTATAGTATACCTTAAACG ATTCGTGTTCTATGAATGTGTCAGCATGAAGCTTGACGATAAGGTTACCTTCCCTCTAGTTGGTCTCGGCATCGGAAGGCACCTTTATGATCTCTATGCCTGCGTCTGTCACTTCGGAG GTGTATCAGCCGGACATTACACAGCGTATGCTCGCAACCCTAGAACGGACACGTGGCATTATTATAACGACGAAGTAACAACGCGACAGAAGCCACAGGAGGAAGATTTCAGCAACGCGTATATATTGTTTTACAGTCGTCAAGGTACGAGTGCTAAACCTTGTAACATTTAA
- the LOC124213619 gene encoding uncharacterized protein isoform X4 gives MIDFGAVRMDTQVNDAGVGGILAIEPPRVSEIPDAPEPTGLSPLASSLDHNLTLQEDYIPSASNNMGIENTWTEANVITGDCVIPLPPPPGLEDFVDVGADPIGDSLIGVEHGPFLPPGGPMLNNLFAEADDDQNDSAIEVTTPPGVCGLRNLGNTCFMAAGLQCLTATPPVLRHFLDSELSCDKPMVHPRSLMAHFGALLGKMWSGRYSVIRPAEFKQALATYHPQFKDYRQHDCQEFLALLLDSLHEQMNTAKLTKNHEISATATTPELNDSNEPLQNLAPPDTTLTTSVSGADSIPVEPREIYDNLPSPECPNSPNVTMAGSPRDSDSPMAETDSAANSPRGSLLNDDEETLDSDEIVETKSNFIHNKMQEDPDMDVALNGNDFRLDKLDNVLTTNNVSCYHGLYDILKDAKTSNANFLVTTQESNNEIHYDSQKFPKENIRRNALENSNLTENHDFDNKSISIKRIKEVNVQAGNRSVDCLSSGSDAECDSGLEKCNVKRMRLDDQEKNHRKDGLGGSESQCSRVLLNCENGAIATQGETEAEADRHWAKHLTENRSVIVDTFQGQFKSTVICAVCKHISVTYEPFMYLSVPLPRAMERQLAVTYIPAIGGAPTRCVVSLNKQSRIGKLKEELLRTLGKTDVATTNVALAEDDNSLLKYVNDTNRSIYAFELSDPPSAYISVSDGGGDCVTETETCHTGSGVSEEIGPCTICLEELDGDLKKHGGSGCNFIMCDLCIENYFKNQTDPQICPVCSTFVTASSFTKIDQTGRPRPAIRNLNVPLVLRHDSNKGTNNRKGTKLYGYPHLVKLPSRVNAKDLYDVVKKVVPQEAPYSIHFVDGQGHHCSRCMYTAHCTGCRVPDSGMIALQNGDTLAVRYTDTVPNIIQPVDHVSVSKQRPHRPLSLYDCLQAFSQSETLDEHNPWFCPKCEHNQCATKTLTVHRYPKFLIVYLKRFVFYECVSMKLDDKVTFPLVGLGIGRHLYDLYACVCHFGGVSAGHYTAYARNPRTDTWHYYNDEVTTRQKPQEEDFSNAYILFYSRQGTSAKPCNI, from the exons ATGATAG ACTTTGGCGCGGTCCGAATGGACACCCAAGTCAACGACGCAGGAGTAGGAGGTATTTTGGCGATTGAACCGCCCAGAGTATCCGAAATCCCGGACGCCCCAGAGCCAACGGGACTCAGTCCTCTGGCTTCCTCTCTCGACCATAATCTTACTCTTCAAGAGGATTATATACCATCCGCCAGCAACAACATGGGCATTGAGAACACGTG gACGGAAGCTAATGTCATCACTGGTGATTGTGTCATTCCGTTGCCACCGCCACCGGGACTAGAGGATTTTGTCGACGTTGGTGCTGACCCTATTGGGGATTCCTTGATTGGCGTCGAGCATGGCCCTTTTCTTCCACCTGGTGGGCCAATGCTCAACAATCTCTTTGCTGAGGCTGACGATGATCAGAATGATTCTGCGATTG AAGTAACAACGCCACCAGGCGTGTGTGGTCTTCGCAATTTGGGGAACACCTGTTTTATGGCTGCTGGACTGCAATGTTTAACAGCCACTCCCCCAGTGCTGCGTCATTTCCTTGATTCGGAGTTAAGCTGTGATAAGCCCATGGTGCACCCACGATCGTTGATGGCTCATTTTGGAGCGCTTTTAGGAAAGATGTGGTCCGGCAGGTATAGCGTTATCAGGCCAGCAGAATTTAAACAGGCACTTGCAACTTATCATCCGCAATTCAAAGACTACAGACAA CATGACTGTCAGGAGTTTCTAGCTCTCCTATTAGACTCTTTGCATGAGCAAATGAACACTGcgaaattgacaaaaaacCATGAAATATCTGCTACTGCTACTACTCCTGAATTAAACGACTCAAATGAGCCTCTGCAAAATTTGGCTCCTCCTGATACGACTCTCACTACCTCTGTCAGTGGTGCTGACTCCATTCCTGTCGAACCTCGTGAAATATATGACAACCTCCCTTCTCCTGAGTGTCCAAACAGCCCAAATGTCACGATGGCCGGCTCACCCAGAG ATTCAGATTCACCGATGGCTGAGACAGACAGTGCAGCAAATTCGCCCAGAGGATCGCTATTAAATGATGATGAGGAGACATTGGATTCAGACGAAATAGTGGAAACGAAGtctaattttattcacaataaaATGCAAGAAGATCCAGATATGGATGTGGCATTGAACGGAAATGATTTCCGACTAGACAAATTAGATAATGTATTGACGACCAACAATGTCAGTTGCTATCATGGTTTATATGATATTTTGAAGGATGCTAAAACTAGCAATGCTAACTTCTTGGTCACAACACAGGAAAGCAACAACGAGATTCATTATGACTCTCAAAAGTTTCCTAAAGAAAATATCCGTAGAAATGCTTTAGAAAATTCGAATCTAACCGAGAATCATGACTTTGACAATAAAAGTATCAGTATCAAacgaataaaagaagtaaACGTCCAGGCTGGCAATCGCAGTGTTGACTGTCTATCTAGTGGATCTGACGCTGAGTGTGATAGTGGTCTTGAAAAGTGTAATGTCAAGAGAATGCGGCTAGATGATCAAGAAAAGAATCATCGGAAAGACGGACTAGGGGGTAGTGAGTCGCAGTGTTCTAGAGTGCTACTTAACTGTGAGAATGGAGCGATCGCTACTCAAGGAGAGACAGAGGCTGAGGCCGATAGACACTGGGCAAAACATCTCACAGAGAATAGAAGTGTGATTGTAGATACGTTCCAAGGGCAATTTAAAAGCACG GTCATCTGTGCAGTCTGCAAACACATCTCTGTCACCTATGAGCCCTTCATGTACCTTTCGGTGCCTCTccctcgagccatggagaggCAGTTGGCTGTGACGTATATCCCGGCTATCGGAGGCGCGCCCACACGTTGCGTTGTTTCACTGAACAAGCAGTCGAGAATCGGAAAACTGAAAGAAGAATTGTTGCGAACTCTGGGAAAGACAGATGTTGCCACTACTAATGTTGCATTAGCAGAG gaCGACAACTCTCTATTAAAATACGTAAATGACACTAACCGGTCGATATATGCGTTTGAATTATCTGATCCTCCGAGCGCATATATATCAGTGTCTGATGGCGGTGGAGATTGCGTGACTGAAACCGAAACATGCCATACAGGAAGTGGCGTAAGTGAAGAAATCGGACCCTGTACAATTTGCCTGGAAGAACTTGATGGGGATCTAAAGAAGCATGGTGGAAGTGGCTGTAATTTTATTATGTGTGACCTCTGCATCGAG AACTACTTCAAGAACCAAACGGATCCTCAAATCTGCCCAGTTTGTTCAACGTTCGTGACGGCCTCCTCTTTTACTAAGATTGATCAAACTGGTCGCCCGAGGCCGGCTATTCGTAACCTTAACGTTCCACTGGTCCTAAGGCACGACAGTAACAAGGGAACCAACAATCGGAAAGGCACCAAGCTCTACGGTTATCCACACTTAGTTAAATTACCTTCCAGGGTTAATGCTAAGGATTTGTACGACGTTGTCAAGAAGGTTGTGCCGCAAGAGGCACCCTACAGCATACATTTTGTTGACGGACAG GGTCACCATTGTTCCCGTTGCATGTACACCGCCCATTGTACGGGCTGTCGAGTGCCGGATTCGGGGATGATAGCGTTGCAAAATGGGGATACACTTGCGGTACGATATACAGATACAGTACCGAATATCATACAACCTGTCGATCACGTCAGTGTCAGTAAACAGAGACCTCATCGTCCCCTGTCATTGTACGATTGCCTGCAAGCATTTAGTCAAAG cgAGACATTGGATGAGCACAATCCTTGGTTCTGTCCAAAATGTGAGCACAATCAGTGTGCTACAAAAACGTTAACCGTCCACCGATACCCTAAGTTCCTTATAGTATACCTTAAACG ATTCGTGTTCTATGAATGTGTCAGCATGAAGCTTGACGATAAGGTTACCTTCCCTCTAGTTGGTCTCGGCATCGGAAGGCACCTTTATGATCTCTATGCCTGCGTCTGTCACTTCGGAG GTGTATCAGCCGGACATTACACAGCGTATGCTCGCAACCCTAGAACGGACACGTGGCATTATTATAACGACGAAGTAACAACGCGACAGAAGCCACAGGAGGAAGATTTCAGCAACGCGTATATATTGTTTTACAGTCGTCAAGGTACGAGTGCTAAACCTTGTAACATTTAA
- the LOC124213619 gene encoding uncharacterized protein isoform X1 — translation MIDFGAVRMDTQVNDAGVGGILAIEPPRVSEIPDAPEPTGLSPLASSLDHNLTLQEDYIPSASNNMGIENTWTEANVITGDCVIPLPPPPGLEDFVDVGADPIGDSLIGVEHGPFLPPGGPMLNNLFAEADDDQNDSAIEVTTPPGVCGLRNLGNTCFMAAGLQCLTATPPVLRHFLDSELSCDKPMVHPRSLMAHFGALLGKMWSGRYSVIRPAEFKQALATYHPQFKDYRQHDCQEFLALLLDSLHEQMNTAKLTKNHEISATATTPELNDSNEPLQNLAPPDTTLTTSVSGADSIPVEPREIYDNLPSPECPNSPNVTMAGSPRDSDSPMAETDSAANSPRGSLLNDDEETLDSDEIVETKSNFIHNKMQEDPDMDVALNGNDFRLDKLDNVLTTNNVSCYHGLYDILKDAKTSNANFLVTTQESNNEIHYDSQKFPKENIRRNALENSNLTENHDFDNKSISIKRIKEVNVQAGNRSVDCLSSGSDAECDSGLEKCNVKRMRLDDQEKNHRKDGLGGSESQCSRVLLNCENGAIATQGETEAEADRHWAKHLTENRSVIVDTFQGQFKSTVICAVCKHISVTYEPFMYLSVPLPRAMERQLAVTYIPAIGGAPTRCVVSLNKQSRIGKLKEELLRTLGKTDVATTNVALAEVLENHIARILDDNSLLKYVNDTNRSIYAFELSDPPSAYISVSDGGGDCVTETETCHTGSGVSEEIGPCTICLEELDGDLKKHGGSGCNFIMCDLCIENYFKNQTDPQICPVCSTFVTASSFTKIDQTGRPRPAIRNLNVPLVLRHDSNKGTNNRKGTKLYGYPHLVKLPSRVNAKDLYDVVKKVVPQEAPYSIHFVDGQGHHCSRCMYTAHCTGCRVPDSGMIALQNGDTLAVRYTDTVPNIIQPVDHVSVSKQRPHRPLSLYDCLQAFSQSETLDEHNPWFCPKCEHNQCATKTLTVHRYPKFLIVYLKRFVFYECVSMKLDDKVTFPLVGLGIGRHLYDLYACVCHFGGVSAGHYTAYARNPRTDTWHYYNDEVTTRQKPQEEDFSNAYILFYSRQGTSAKPCNI, via the exons ATGATAG ACTTTGGCGCGGTCCGAATGGACACCCAAGTCAACGACGCAGGAGTAGGAGGTATTTTGGCGATTGAACCGCCCAGAGTATCCGAAATCCCGGACGCCCCAGAGCCAACGGGACTCAGTCCTCTGGCTTCCTCTCTCGACCATAATCTTACTCTTCAAGAGGATTATATACCATCCGCCAGCAACAACATGGGCATTGAGAACACGTG gACGGAAGCTAATGTCATCACTGGTGATTGTGTCATTCCGTTGCCACCGCCACCGGGACTAGAGGATTTTGTCGACGTTGGTGCTGACCCTATTGGGGATTCCTTGATTGGCGTCGAGCATGGCCCTTTTCTTCCACCTGGTGGGCCAATGCTCAACAATCTCTTTGCTGAGGCTGACGATGATCAGAATGATTCTGCGATTG AAGTAACAACGCCACCAGGCGTGTGTGGTCTTCGCAATTTGGGGAACACCTGTTTTATGGCTGCTGGACTGCAATGTTTAACAGCCACTCCCCCAGTGCTGCGTCATTTCCTTGATTCGGAGTTAAGCTGTGATAAGCCCATGGTGCACCCACGATCGTTGATGGCTCATTTTGGAGCGCTTTTAGGAAAGATGTGGTCCGGCAGGTATAGCGTTATCAGGCCAGCAGAATTTAAACAGGCACTTGCAACTTATCATCCGCAATTCAAAGACTACAGACAA CATGACTGTCAGGAGTTTCTAGCTCTCCTATTAGACTCTTTGCATGAGCAAATGAACACTGcgaaattgacaaaaaacCATGAAATATCTGCTACTGCTACTACTCCTGAATTAAACGACTCAAATGAGCCTCTGCAAAATTTGGCTCCTCCTGATACGACTCTCACTACCTCTGTCAGTGGTGCTGACTCCATTCCTGTCGAACCTCGTGAAATATATGACAACCTCCCTTCTCCTGAGTGTCCAAACAGCCCAAATGTCACGATGGCCGGCTCACCCAGAG ATTCAGATTCACCGATGGCTGAGACAGACAGTGCAGCAAATTCGCCCAGAGGATCGCTATTAAATGATGATGAGGAGACATTGGATTCAGACGAAATAGTGGAAACGAAGtctaattttattcacaataaaATGCAAGAAGATCCAGATATGGATGTGGCATTGAACGGAAATGATTTCCGACTAGACAAATTAGATAATGTATTGACGACCAACAATGTCAGTTGCTATCATGGTTTATATGATATTTTGAAGGATGCTAAAACTAGCAATGCTAACTTCTTGGTCACAACACAGGAAAGCAACAACGAGATTCATTATGACTCTCAAAAGTTTCCTAAAGAAAATATCCGTAGAAATGCTTTAGAAAATTCGAATCTAACCGAGAATCATGACTTTGACAATAAAAGTATCAGTATCAAacgaataaaagaagtaaACGTCCAGGCTGGCAATCGCAGTGTTGACTGTCTATCTAGTGGATCTGACGCTGAGTGTGATAGTGGTCTTGAAAAGTGTAATGTCAAGAGAATGCGGCTAGATGATCAAGAAAAGAATCATCGGAAAGACGGACTAGGGGGTAGTGAGTCGCAGTGTTCTAGAGTGCTACTTAACTGTGAGAATGGAGCGATCGCTACTCAAGGAGAGACAGAGGCTGAGGCCGATAGACACTGGGCAAAACATCTCACAGAGAATAGAAGTGTGATTGTAGATACGTTCCAAGGGCAATTTAAAAGCACG GTCATCTGTGCAGTCTGCAAACACATCTCTGTCACCTATGAGCCCTTCATGTACCTTTCGGTGCCTCTccctcgagccatggagaggCAGTTGGCTGTGACGTATATCCCGGCTATCGGAGGCGCGCCCACACGTTGCGTTGTTTCACTGAACAAGCAGTCGAGAATCGGAAAACTGAAAGAAGAATTGTTGCGAACTCTGGGAAAGACAGATGTTGCCACTACTAATGTTGCATTAGCAGAGGTCTTAGAAAATCACATAGCTAGGATATTG gaCGACAACTCTCTATTAAAATACGTAAATGACACTAACCGGTCGATATATGCGTTTGAATTATCTGATCCTCCGAGCGCATATATATCAGTGTCTGATGGCGGTGGAGATTGCGTGACTGAAACCGAAACATGCCATACAGGAAGTGGCGTAAGTGAAGAAATCGGACCCTGTACAATTTGCCTGGAAGAACTTGATGGGGATCTAAAGAAGCATGGTGGAAGTGGCTGTAATTTTATTATGTGTGACCTCTGCATCGAG AACTACTTCAAGAACCAAACGGATCCTCAAATCTGCCCAGTTTGTTCAACGTTCGTGACGGCCTCCTCTTTTACTAAGATTGATCAAACTGGTCGCCCGAGGCCGGCTATTCGTAACCTTAACGTTCCACTGGTCCTAAGGCACGACAGTAACAAGGGAACCAACAATCGGAAAGGCACCAAGCTCTACGGTTATCCACACTTAGTTAAATTACCTTCCAGGGTTAATGCTAAGGATTTGTACGACGTTGTCAAGAAGGTTGTGCCGCAAGAGGCACCCTACAGCATACATTTTGTTGACGGACAG GGTCACCATTGTTCCCGTTGCATGTACACCGCCCATTGTACGGGCTGTCGAGTGCCGGATTCGGGGATGATAGCGTTGCAAAATGGGGATACACTTGCGGTACGATATACAGATACAGTACCGAATATCATACAACCTGTCGATCACGTCAGTGTCAGTAAACAGAGACCTCATCGTCCCCTGTCATTGTACGATTGCCTGCAAGCATTTAGTCAAAG cgAGACATTGGATGAGCACAATCCTTGGTTCTGTCCAAAATGTGAGCACAATCAGTGTGCTACAAAAACGTTAACCGTCCACCGATACCCTAAGTTCCTTATAGTATACCTTAAACG ATTCGTGTTCTATGAATGTGTCAGCATGAAGCTTGACGATAAGGTTACCTTCCCTCTAGTTGGTCTCGGCATCGGAAGGCACCTTTATGATCTCTATGCCTGCGTCTGTCACTTCGGAG GTGTATCAGCCGGACATTACACAGCGTATGCTCGCAACCCTAGAACGGACACGTGGCATTATTATAACGACGAAGTAACAACGCGACAGAAGCCACAGGAGGAAGATTTCAGCAACGCGTATATATTGTTTTACAGTCGTCAAGGTACGAGTGCTAAACCTTGTAACATTTAA